The Miscanthus floridulus cultivar M001 chromosome 7, ASM1932011v1, whole genome shotgun sequence genome includes a region encoding these proteins:
- the LOC136465274 gene encoding uncharacterized protein, protein MKHHADQRRSEREFAVGDLVYLKLQLYIQSTVAPRANAKLSFRFYGPFNVLARVGNVAYRLELPPQCRIHPVVHVSQLKQHVPPSATLEPDITDVPVDFADTVSPVQFQTTQVIQKGATSLAQIQVRWSGCSPALLTWEEVHDLRRKFPDSPAWGQAGFQAGRNVRIRKGNTAQVAIGRPATGGEALKKS, encoded by the coding sequence ATGAAGCACCATGCTGATCAGCGTAGAAGTGAGCGTGAGTTTGCTGTGGGTGATCTTGTCTATTTGAAGCTTCAACTTTACATTCAGTCCACAGTAGCTCCTCGGGCAAATGCAAAACTCAGTTTCAGATTCTATGGGCCATTCAATGTCCTAGCAAGAGTTGGAAATGTGGCATACCGGCTTGAGCTCCCACCGCAATGTCGAATCCATCCAGTGGTTCATGTCTCTCAACTCAAGCAGCATGTTCCACCATCTGCTACTTTGGAGCCTGATATCACTGATGTTCCAGTGGACTTCGCCGATACTGTCAGTCCTGTGCAGTTTCAGACGACTCAGGTTATTCAGAAAGGAGCTACATCTTTAGCGCAAATTCAGGTGCGTTGGTCTGGGTGCTCGCCAGCATTACTCACTTGGGAAGAAGTCCATGATCTTCGGCGCAAGTTCCCTGACAGCCCAGCTTGGGGACAAGCTGGATTCCAAGCGGGGAGGAATGTCAGGATACGGAAGGGGAACACCGCACAGGTCGCTATTGGGCGTCCGGCAACAGGAGGGGAAGCACTAAAGAAGTCATGA